The DNA window ATTTCAATTCCTGCTTTATCCGGCCTTAGATGACCGTCTAAACACAGAATCTATGTCTGAATTTGAGAATATACCTGGAGGTGATCGAATTGCAGCAGAGAGAATGTGGAAATACTACCTAACTGATGTAGAAGGTGAGCCCTCTTACTTGGCCGTACCTAATCGAGCCGATGATTTAACTCGTCTGCCTCATACTTATTTAATGACGAATGATGTAGAAGTCTATCGTGATGAAGTCTTTTCCTATGCAAGCCGCTTACTAAAAGCTGGAGTACCTACTGAATTTCATTGTTATTCAGGTACATTTCATGCGTTTGAATATATGGTGCGTACCGCAGATATTTCAATAAAAGCTTTGGAACAGCAAATGTATGTTTTACGTCGAGCATTGCATTCACCACCTATGGCTAACATTAGAGAAAAGTAGCATGAATACTGTCGATATATCTTCTCTACCATTATCTGTAATTGTTATTGGTGCAGGCCCTGTGGGGTTGGTATCAGCATTGGCACTTAAATCCTATGGTTTGAGTGTTCTGGTAATTGAAGCTGATGCTGAAGAGAAAATAAGACCAGGAAGTAGGGCTTTATTTTTACACCACGATTCGCTGAAATTGTTGGAACGTTTTTACCAACCATTGGCACAACGTTTTTTTGAAAAAGGATTTGTATGGCAAGAACGGCAAACTTATTTTTCAGGAAAGCTTGTGTATTCACAAAAGATTTCAACTGAAAGATTAGGGACAGAAATTTTTCCTCCGTTTGTTAGTTTGCGCCAAAGCGAAACAGAAAAGTTGCTGCGTGAAGCGTGTAATGAAACTGGAATTAATATTCTTTGGGAAGAGCCTGTACAGTCAGTCAATGCTGATAAACAAGGTGTTCGAATCGTTACTAATAAAGCAACATATTATTCAAAATATGCTCTTGGTGCTGATGGTGCATCTTCAGAGACACGTAATTCATTAAATATTAAACTGGTTGGGGATTCATCACCAGGAACTCATATCGTTATTGATTTTATTTCGGAAAATTCTCCCTATCAGCAAAAACGAACATTTCACTATAAACACCCTCAATTAGAGGGGAGAAATGTATTAATTATCCCTTTTGCTGGAGGTTGGCAAGTAGATTTGCAATGTAAA is part of the Xenorhabdus cabanillasii genome and encodes:
- a CDS encoding FAD-dependent oxidoreductase — encoded protein: MNTVDISSLPLSVIVIGAGPVGLVSALALKSYGLSVLVIEADAEEKIRPGSRALFLHHDSLKLLERFYQPLAQRFFEKGFVWQERQTYFSGKLVYSQKISTERLGTEIFPPFVSLRQSETEKLLREACNETGINILWEEPVQSVNADKQGVRIVTNKATYYSKYALGADGASSETRNSLNIKLVGDSSPGTHIVIDFISENSPYQQKRTFHYKHPQLEGRNVLIIPFAGGWQVDLQCKPDDDVDWMISQKGLRSWLSNLIEERFLSNIDWVSTYRFNQVVAECFVDEYRRVLLVGEAAHLFPPYGARGLNSGIADADVAAQAITLATVSTSESRRKGCINDFDLSRRTAAIENCRAAKQALNAIRTPRLIDKAKLIAALLLSNVYKPSARWLDAAPYGPALTQKRFPTRY